The genomic DNA CCTCGGATTCTCCGAACGGACTTTCTCCGCCAGGCGGATTGCCTCTTTCCGATTTCCGAGTTTCTTTAAGCAATAGGAAGTTAAAAAAATAACTTCCGGATCGTTCGTTCCTAAAGCACGGATCGCTTCGGCAGCCAAATAGGCGCGTTGATAATCCTTCGCTTTCAATGCTGCTTTCAAAATAAGTTTGGATCTGTTCGGATCCGAGGAAGGTAAGCTTTCTAATTCCGTAAGAATCTGTCCCAATTCTTTCGGTGAATGGGCTAGTTTAATTCTTTGTAAAGTCTCTTTCCAAGAGCTGTCTTTGAATACGGAGTGATGACCGGAAATTCCAGTTTCGTTCGCAGCTGCGGAGCGAATCGATTGGATCATTCGATTGAACTGGTCTGCAAGACTTCCGATCTCATCCCAGGCCTCCGCACGAAGTTCCCGTTCTAAATCCCCTTCCGTCGCGAGTTCCAGTCCGGAATATAATCTTTCCAAAGGATGGAATATGATAAATGAGAGAAATGCATGGATTCCGATTCCGAACAGAAAGAGACAGAGCAGAAAGGCGAGCAAAGGCTTGGCCAAAAGTTTTGTTTCGAACGCGAGATAATCCTTATACGGTATTCCTGTTTCTTTTGCTTGCGTTTTGCCCGGAGATTTTTGGATTAGAGAATAATAATATTTTTCCTCTGTTCCGGGAATTTTTCGAAATCTGGGTTCTCCATCGGGAACAAGCTCTCGCGATTGGTCTAGTATCAGTTCTCTTAACGATTCGCCTTCGGCCGGGGAGTTTTTTACGATGCCAGAAAGAACTTTCAAGTATTGGGCAAGAGTCGCGTCTCTTCCGTCGGGATTTAATATTGCTATCGCTTCCTCTTTGAGTTCTTTTTCAGGAAGGTTTTTGATTTTTTTCCGAATCTTCTCCAAATCTTTCGAAAGACCGATTAATTTTTCGGAATACTCCGGGTTCCCGATCCAATTTTTTCCCGCTTCGGAATAGGCCGGAAATTCGTGCATGAGTAATTGCGGATTTTCCCAAATGAACGAAAGGATCAAATCCCGCTTTGTCTCCGTGAATAAGGATGGATCCAAGCCCCCCGAAACTCCGGAGTTAAAACCGCTCGCTTCTTGAACCGTAAATGTGTAGGATTTAGGAGAAAGGTCTTCTGCTTTTTGCCGTTCGCTTACCGTTTCTCTAAGCGAATCCAGTCCGGGCTGTAGAAATAGCCAGCTGCTTCCCTGAAAAACGAAGAGGAGGAGCAATATGATTCCCAATATTAACGGGTTTCGAACGCTGAAAGCTTCTCCCGACGCTCTTAAATGGACGAGCCAAGCGATGAATAACGCGGTAAGAAAGAGCGGATTCCAGAAAGATAGGGCCATTGCACGATCGATCGGTATGGCTATTTCCTTCGTATGAAATAGTAACGTGGTTCCGAACAAGAGAAGAAATGGAACCCATAGTGAGACGGCCATTAATTTTATGTCGGCTCTCGGCGCTTGAAAGGCTCGCACTGCTCCTAAAATCAGTGCGGCTCCTAAATAGGAGGATAAAATCCAGGCTAAAATTCTTTCATCGCCGAGTCGAATTACGTCAAAGACGTTTCCGGAGAAATCATAACTGGGAGGAAAGGGAACCGTTCTTAATACGTGCAAAATTAAAGAACCCAAGGCCAAGAGAAAGCCTCCGGTCAGTAAACTTCTCCCTGATTTATGGGAGCTTTGAGGATTTAAGAAGTAGAAGTACGCGAGAAGATGTGTGCAGGCTAAAATTGCGCTTGGAATGGAAATCCAGCGATGGAGAAAAGAAATAGGATAAAAGAAGGAAGTCCCCACCAAAAAGGCGAGTTGCATTAGGGCGAAATATAAAAAGACCCAACCCAGATGGACTGTGGACTCCAATTTTTCTTTGGGTGAGAGTAAAAAAAACGCGCAAAGCCCCGAGACTATGAATCCCGTGAGATAGCACACACTAGCGAAGGTGAGGACCGTCATTCCATTCTCCCGGATATGTTCCGATCCCCCGAACGATTGCCGGTCCGATCGGAGGAGTTTGTCGTCCCGATGTTAGGATTCCGCCTAAACCAAGGAAAGTCTTATTTCACGCAAATTGCGGCGAATTTTGCGGTGGTTGGGCTGGAATTCGATTCGCCCGAATTTAGATTCACGATTTGGAAATTACCTTTGTCTCCTTCCGGAGTGGTGGACCAAAAATATCCTAATGATTTAAGTTTCTTATCCGCTCGTTTGGAGAATGTCTTTAGCTCTTCTTTGTCCGGGAGGCGCTTTCTTCTTCCTGAACAATATTCCACCGCTTCTTCCCAAGTGGCCGGTTGTCCTGCGACGTCATCCCACCCATGCTTGCCGTATACCGGAGTTTTATCCAGATACTCCATTAGAATGAAATAACCAAAGAAAAGAATAAGCGAAATGGCTGCAAATCCGGTCAACTTTACTAAGAAAGACGAGTGGCGAGGTTCTTTTGCCGCTGGAAGTTCTTTCATTGTTTGGCTGATCTTATTTGCGACAGTCTGTTGCTGTCTGTTGCTGGGCTTTCCTTGATCCGGTCTGCGTTTCGTCTGGTTGCCGGTTTGGTGCCCCCTATTTCCGCCTGGTTTATGAGGAGAATCCTGTTTTTTTTGGTGAGAGGATTTACGTGGAGGCTTGCGACGATTCGCCATTGAGGAGGTATCCTTTATCTTTCGAGTTTCAGGCGTTCCTTCGAGTAATAGACTATCGAAGAGGAGCCGCCGCTTCCGACGGGTTCCGAAAGCCGCCGTAAAAAAGAATCTCTACCACGAGGACCGCATTTCGTAAAGAAAAAACCTCTCTCCTATTCGGAAAGGCTCCAAACCGTTTCGGAAAAAGGTCGAACGAATCCTCATAAAGGAAAGGATTGTCCAAGAATGGAAACGATTCATATCGGCATGATCGGTGCTGGAACTGTAGGTTCGGGTGTTTTAAAGATTCTTCGGG from Leptospira fainei serovar Hurstbridge str. BUT 6 includes the following:
- a CDS encoding LIC_10572 family protein; the encoded protein is MANRRKPPRKSSHQKKQDSPHKPGGNRGHQTGNQTKRRPDQGKPSNRQQQTVANKISQTMKELPAAKEPRHSSFLVKLTGFAAISLILFFGYFILMEYLDKTPVYGKHGWDDVAGQPATWEEAVEYCSGRRKRLPDKEELKTFSKRADKKLKSLGYFWSTTPEGDKGNFQIVNLNSGESNSSPTTAKFAAICVK
- a CDS encoding tetratricopeptide repeat protein, yielding MTVLTFASVCYLTGFIVSGLCAFFLLSPKEKLESTVHLGWVFLYFALMQLAFLVGTSFFYPISFLHRWISIPSAILACTHLLAYFYFLNPQSSHKSGRSLLTGGFLLALGSLILHVLRTVPFPPSYDFSGNVFDVIRLGDERILAWILSSYLGAALILGAVRAFQAPRADIKLMAVSLWVPFLLLFGTTLLFHTKEIAIPIDRAMALSFWNPLFLTALFIAWLVHLRASGEAFSVRNPLILGIILLLLFVFQGSSWLFLQPGLDSLRETVSERQKAEDLSPKSYTFTVQEASGFNSGVSGGLDPSLFTETKRDLILSFIWENPQLLMHEFPAYSEAGKNWIGNPEYSEKLIGLSKDLEKIRKKIKNLPEKELKEEAIAILNPDGRDATLAQYLKVLSGIVKNSPAEGESLRELILDQSRELVPDGEPRFRKIPGTEEKYYYSLIQKSPGKTQAKETGIPYKDYLAFETKLLAKPLLAFLLCLFLFGIGIHAFLSFIIFHPLERLYSGLELATEGDLERELRAEAWDEIGSLADQFNRMIQSIRSAAANETGISGHHSVFKDSSWKETLQRIKLAHSPKELGQILTELESLPSSDPNRSKLILKAALKAKDYQRAYLAAEAIRALGTNDPEVIFLTSYCLKKLGNRKEAIRLAEKVRSENPRHSQNRLHLAELYFLEGRLAEAQDIAVEIQTDEGVSPTLTKLLNAIEKKGS